A single genomic interval of Stenotrophomonas bentonitica harbors:
- a CDS encoding SH3 domain-containing protein — protein MIQASPRRPARLAWPARVVLAAMLALPGTAAWAEAPVATPSGFGGVVGLREAYLDPAFWAARLPDADRVILDRAGIDAQNARMRAEDDSIHDLRALPASLPRAQVLADIRKLSRWPEKALFGVDSQPIAAGARSSTEANLALDAIPAARPLQYGLVTHRADLRAFPTALRVFTSQGDTDIDRFQESALFPGDAVAVLHESADGKWLFITSERYSAWIEKRFVGIGDAATVLGYGQKGPYRVVTGATAFTAFTPEEPRVSRLQLDMGVRLPVLADWPQAQTVNGQQAHAAHVVQLPVRNADGSLSLVPALLPRSQDTAADYLPLTPRNLLTQAFKFLGERYGWGHSYDTRDCSGFVSEIYRSFGVLMPRNTSAQAVSPALDRIAFTATDDKARRNAAVQQLQVGDLVYIPGHVMVTIGQLDGQTWMIHDTSGGSWFGPGGTRVQAHLNGVSVTPLQPMMASDTVSYIDRITNIQRIRPQTP, from the coding sequence ATGATCCAGGCTTCCCCCCGCCGCCCTGCGCGGCTTGCGTGGCCGGCGCGCGTAGTGCTGGCAGCGATGCTGGCCCTGCCCGGCACCGCTGCATGGGCCGAGGCGCCGGTTGCGACCCCCAGTGGTTTCGGCGGCGTGGTCGGGCTGCGCGAGGCCTACCTGGACCCGGCGTTCTGGGCCGCGCGGCTGCCCGACGCGGACCGGGTGATCCTGGACCGGGCTGGCATTGACGCGCAGAACGCGCGCATGCGGGCCGAAGACGACTCCATCCACGACCTGCGGGCGCTGCCGGCGTCGCTGCCGCGTGCGCAGGTGCTGGCCGATATCCGGAAGCTGTCGCGCTGGCCCGAAAAGGCGCTGTTCGGTGTGGACAGCCAGCCCATCGCGGCTGGGGCGCGCAGCAGCACCGAGGCCAACCTGGCACTGGATGCAATTCCCGCCGCGCGCCCGCTGCAGTACGGACTGGTCACCCACCGCGCCGACCTGCGTGCGTTCCCGACCGCGCTGCGGGTATTCACCTCGCAGGGCGATACCGATATCGACCGCTTCCAGGAGTCCGCGCTGTTCCCGGGCGACGCGGTGGCGGTGCTGCATGAAAGCGCCGACGGGAAGTGGCTGTTCATCACCAGCGAGCGCTATTCGGCGTGGATCGAAAAGCGCTTCGTGGGAATCGGCGATGCCGCGACGGTGCTCGGCTACGGCCAGAAGGGCCCGTATCGGGTAGTGACCGGCGCGACCGCGTTCACCGCTTTCACCCCTGAAGAACCGCGCGTGTCGCGGCTGCAGCTGGACATGGGCGTGCGCCTGCCGGTGCTGGCCGACTGGCCACAGGCGCAGACCGTGAACGGCCAGCAGGCGCATGCCGCGCACGTGGTGCAGCTGCCGGTGCGCAATGCCGACGGCTCCCTGTCACTGGTGCCGGCGCTGCTGCCACGCTCGCAGGACACCGCCGCCGACTACCTGCCGCTGACCCCGCGCAACCTGCTCACCCAGGCCTTCAAGTTCCTGGGCGAGCGCTATGGCTGGGGCCACTCATATGACACCCGCGACTGCAGCGGCTTCGTTTCGGAGATCTACCGCAGCTTCGGCGTGTTGATGCCGCGCAATACCAGCGCGCAGGCGGTGAGCCCGGCGCTGGACCGCATCGCCTTCACCGCGACGGACGACAAGGCCAGGCGCAACGCCGCCGTGCAGCAGCTGCAGGTAGGCGACCTGGTCTACATCCCCGGCCACGTGATGGTCACCATCGGCCAGCTGGACGGGCAGACGTGGATGATCCACGACACCTCCGGCGGCAGCTGGTTCGGACCGGGCGGCACGCGCGTGCAGGCGCATCTCAATGGGGTATCGG